In a single window of the Phycisphaerales bacterium genome:
- a CDS encoding energy transducer TonB: MSRTLAAAGLIASGLHVVVLAAVASWSDSGQSGPAEPRPLRIGFVELPAPAATVEPIEAEAQVTEIETEQPPAEADADEPVEPALVEAEPIEIESETEVKVSEDVAAPAPFEESVVQNTESPVAPTAAVIETPQAPAPLEAARVVHRLASAPPSRLLALLTPNLQRAAARPVKQSPPPVASAPPSAPRGERIDPVLEHRPKPAYPAVARRRGYEGTVVLRIEVLENGRVGDVQVRQSSGYDVLDRQAERTVRQHWRFRPGRLDGRVAALWVDIPIEFHLIDS; this comes from the coding sequence GTGAGTCGAACTCTCGCAGCCGCCGGTCTGATCGCGTCGGGCCTGCACGTCGTTGTGCTGGCTGCGGTGGCATCGTGGAGCGATTCAGGCCAGTCGGGTCCGGCCGAGCCGCGGCCGCTGCGGATTGGGTTCGTCGAACTGCCCGCGCCGGCCGCCACGGTGGAGCCGATCGAAGCCGAAGCGCAAGTGACCGAGATCGAAACGGAGCAGCCTCCCGCCGAAGCTGACGCAGATGAACCGGTTGAGCCGGCCCTCGTCGAAGCCGAACCGATCGAGATCGAGTCCGAGACTGAGGTGAAAGTGAGCGAGGATGTCGCCGCGCCGGCGCCTTTCGAGGAGTCGGTGGTCCAGAATACTGAATCGCCAGTAGCGCCCACTGCTGCCGTCATCGAGACGCCGCAGGCACCCGCGCCACTCGAAGCGGCGCGGGTCGTGCATCGCCTCGCCTCGGCGCCGCCATCCCGGCTGCTGGCGCTGCTGACGCCGAATCTGCAACGCGCCGCAGCCCGGCCGGTGAAACAGTCGCCGCCGCCCGTCGCGTCGGCCCCGCCGTCGGCGCCTCGGGGCGAGCGGATCGACCCGGTGCTCGAGCATCGGCCCAAACCGGCGTATCCGGCCGTGGCGCGGCGGCGCGGCTACGAGGGCACCGTCGTGCTGCGCATCGAAGTGCTGGAGAATGGACGCGTGGGGGATGTCCAGGTGCGGCAGTCATCCGGCTACGATGTGCTCGATCGACAGGCCGAGCGCACGGTGCGCCAGCATTGGCGCTTCAGGCCGGGCCGGCTCGACGGACGCGTCGCCGCGCTGTGGGTCGATATTCCCATCGAGTTCCATCTCATCGATTCCTGA
- a CDS encoding PQQ-like beta-propeller repeat protein — MDESQRRGSAGKDGVMTALIRKFNREAMIGAACLAGLAGAAIAATGPDDWTQFRGPNGNCTTDETGWTMQGAEAPVWKRTVGLGYSSVSIANGRLYTMGYDVERGLDGIYCLDALTGDIIWEHHYPAERWDRSHNGGTLVTPGVDGEDLYCSNREGRFFCFDAATGKIHFEKNLKDEYGLNFPRWGLAASPMILPEMVVMNVGKVVAFEKRTGKELWATSKNYGDAYCTPVEFELKGDACLAVFNQTGLVVLDRKTGEEKVVHSWENRANVNAAAPIVIGEKVFISSGYNRGCAMLSLADEQPGVVWESKEMRNHMAQSILYKDHLYGFDEAVFKCLDLDGNVKWQQRGLGKGANIMADGKLVLLSDKGELIFVEPTPAEYRELSRTKVLDGGVYWTYPVLANGYFYCRNSLGDIVCLDHRARQ, encoded by the coding sequence GTGGACGAATCACAACGGCGCGGCAGCGCCGGGAAGGACGGGGTTATGACGGCGCTCATCCGGAAGTTCAATCGTGAAGCGATGATCGGCGCAGCGTGTCTGGCGGGATTGGCAGGCGCGGCGATCGCGGCGACTGGTCCCGACGACTGGACGCAATTCCGCGGGCCCAACGGCAACTGCACCACCGACGAGACGGGATGGACGATGCAGGGAGCCGAGGCGCCGGTGTGGAAGCGCACCGTCGGCCTGGGCTACTCATCAGTCTCCATCGCCAACGGCCGGCTCTACACCATGGGCTATGACGTCGAGCGCGGCCTGGATGGCATCTATTGCCTTGATGCGCTGACCGGCGACATCATCTGGGAGCACCACTACCCCGCCGAGCGCTGGGACCGCAGCCACAACGGCGGCACGCTGGTGACGCCGGGCGTCGATGGCGAAGATCTCTACTGCTCGAACCGCGAAGGACGCTTCTTCTGCTTCGACGCCGCGACCGGCAAGATCCACTTCGAGAAAAACCTCAAAGATGAATACGGCTTGAACTTCCCGCGCTGGGGACTGGCCGCCTCGCCCATGATCCTGCCCGAGATGGTCGTCATGAACGTCGGCAAGGTCGTGGCCTTCGAGAAGCGCACCGGCAAGGAACTCTGGGCCACATCAAAGAACTACGGCGACGCCTACTGCACACCCGTGGAGTTCGAACTCAAAGGCGATGCCTGCCTGGCCGTGTTCAACCAGACCGGGCTGGTCGTGCTCGATCGAAAGACCGGAGAGGAAAAGGTTGTTCATTCGTGGGAGAACCGCGCCAACGTCAACGCCGCAGCGCCCATCGTTATTGGCGAAAAGGTGTTCATCTCCTCGGGCTACAACCGCGGGTGCGCCATGCTCAGTCTCGCCGACGAACAGCCCGGCGTCGTGTGGGAGAGCAAGGAGATGCGCAATCACATGGCGCAGTCCATCCTCTACAAAGATCATCTGTACGGCTTCGACGAGGCGGTGTTCAAGTGCCTCGATCTCGACGGGAATGTGAAGTGGCAGCAGCGGGGCCTGGGCAAGGGCGCCAACATCATGGCCGACGGCAAGCTCGTGCTGCTCAGCGACAAGGGTGAACTCATCTTCGTCGAGCCCACGCCGGCCGAGTATCGCGAACTGTCTCGAACCAAGGTGCTCGACGGCGGCGTCTACTGGACGTACCCGGTGCTCGCCAACGGCTACTTCTACTGCCGCAACAGCCTCGGCGACATCGTCTGCCTCGACCATCGGGCAAGGCAATGA
- a CDS encoding DPP IV N-terminal domain-containing protein, with product MRRRTVASAIALLMLISATGALAQDRQPEAIASLQTVAESSDYTATSTYAQVVEMINAMASASPLANRIDIGTTVENRAIPMLVLADPGVSSPEQAAAQEKMVVLIIGNIHAGEVAGKEALLALAREVLAGDDADLLDHLVLCIVPIYNADGNERFGLDNRPGQIGPEKGMGVRPNAQGLDLNRDFTKTDAPETRALVKVMRQWNPDVFIDTHTTNGSLHRYLITYTGPKSPAGDREIIDYAHDTMMPRITASLKQRTGYDSFFYGNFDRDHTKWESYPAESRYGTTYFGLRNRISILSEAYAYASYKDRVLGSLEFVRECLRDISANRGEIKSVLSAADERAKHNSGRTIVLRSKFKARPEKVTVLGQIEQNTGKERIGVEPCDYLVDLVDDFEATLETTMPVAYLLPPSLRETAIELQWHGVSVLELREDIELNVEVDRITSLKPANREFQNRRTQTVEAERRSGLMGVPAGTLVVRLDQPLGRLAAYLLEAQSDDSFAFWGMLPSLREGEDYPIIRWPEEEQPLLTTPYRPLDDERTFGRIVTEEVLRDRRGMPSFSGNAVNVIRWLDDEHYLINKGGLRKVNATTGRSERWEQAEEIDSAAIARALEGLPTMDSRAARNYANQAARSMDDGRTGALFNHENDLYYVSADGSVAKRLTSTPQREELARFSPNGLFVAFVRDNDLFVVDVATATERALTTGGSDTLRRGKADWVYYEELFGRNWNAYWWSPDSSRIAFLETDSSMVPEFTIVNDAQYQQRVEVARYPKPGQPNPVVQLGIVTAAGGEPQWVDLSSYEAADRLISEVGWWPDSESVYFYVQNRIQTWLDVCRAPAQGGELTRLLRDQTAAWIESPGPLRFLDGGGFLMSSDRAGWRHWYRYDADGNLIAPLTVGEGEMRGIERLDLENNLIFTTGMRDNPIGSDLYRFEVGAGEGKRLTNGQGSHNVSISPSGKYFVDSWSSFGQTPRVELRDAETGRLLRTIDSNPVYVLEEWNLGREEHVVISARDGYPIDATVFYPAKFDARQQYPVWFTTYAGPHAPTVSDRWSGGRVRDQLLANEGIVLFEMHPRSASNRGSVSTWTAYKQLGVSELRDIEDAIRWLTAKPYIDGERVGMSGHSYGGFMTAFAMTHSDLFCAGIAGAAPTDWREYDSIYTERYMSTPQDNPEGYDATSVILAAKDLHGRLRLLHGAIDDNVHMQNTTRLVKALQDADKDFELMIYPGYRHGIFNRHYQRTTNEFILESLGVKKENRNRPAEPLRATERSQADGWYDEGD from the coding sequence ATGCGGCGCCGAACAGTTGCGAGTGCGATAGCCCTGCTGATGCTCATCTCCGCCACCGGCGCCCTCGCGCAGGACCGCCAGCCGGAAGCGATCGCGTCGCTGCAGACGGTGGCCGAGTCGAGCGATTACACCGCGACTTCGACCTACGCACAGGTTGTGGAGATGATCAACGCGATGGCCAGCGCCTCGCCGCTGGCCAATCGCATCGACATCGGCACGACGGTGGAGAATCGCGCGATCCCGATGCTGGTCCTGGCCGATCCGGGCGTATCTTCGCCTGAGCAGGCGGCAGCGCAGGAGAAGATGGTCGTGTTGATCATTGGCAACATCCACGCCGGCGAAGTGGCGGGCAAGGAGGCGCTGCTGGCGCTGGCGCGCGAGGTGCTCGCCGGCGATGACGCCGACCTGCTCGACCACCTCGTGCTGTGCATCGTGCCCATCTACAACGCCGATGGCAACGAGCGCTTCGGCCTGGACAACCGCCCCGGCCAGATCGGGCCCGAGAAGGGCATGGGCGTGCGTCCCAACGCGCAGGGCCTCGATCTCAATCGCGACTTCACGAAGACGGATGCGCCCGAGACGCGGGCGCTGGTGAAGGTCATGCGCCAGTGGAACCCGGATGTGTTCATCGACACGCACACGACCAACGGCTCGCTGCACCGCTACCTCATCACCTACACCGGCCCCAAGTCGCCCGCCGGCGATCGTGAAATCATCGACTACGCGCACGACACGATGATGCCGCGCATCACGGCGTCACTCAAGCAGCGCACCGGCTACGACTCTTTCTTTTACGGGAACTTCGACCGGGACCACACAAAGTGGGAGTCGTACCCGGCAGAAAGTCGCTACGGCACGACCTACTTCGGCCTGCGCAACCGCATCAGCATCCTTTCCGAGGCGTACGCCTACGCCTCGTACAAGGACCGCGTGCTCGGCTCGCTCGAATTCGTGCGCGAGTGCCTGCGCGACATCAGCGCCAACCGCGGCGAGATCAAGTCGGTGCTCAGCGCCGCCGACGAACGGGCCAAGCACAACTCGGGCAGGACGATCGTGCTGCGTTCGAAGTTCAAGGCGCGGCCGGAGAAGGTAACGGTGCTGGGGCAGATTGAACAGAATACCGGCAAAGAGCGCATCGGCGTTGAGCCTTGTGACTACCTGGTGGACCTCGTTGACGACTTCGAGGCGACGCTCGAAACCACCATGCCCGTCGCGTATTTGCTGCCTCCTTCGCTCCGCGAGACCGCGATCGAACTGCAATGGCACGGCGTATCGGTGCTCGAATTGCGCGAAGACATCGAGCTGAACGTCGAGGTCGATCGCATTACTTCGCTCAAACCTGCCAATCGCGAATTCCAGAACCGGCGCACTCAGACCGTCGAGGCCGAGCGGCGCAGCGGCCTGATGGGCGTGCCGGCGGGCACGCTCGTGGTGCGCCTGGATCAGCCGCTGGGCCGCCTTGCGGCGTACCTGCTCGAAGCGCAGAGTGACGATAGCTTCGCCTTCTGGGGCATGCTGCCTTCTCTGCGGGAGGGAGAAGACTATCCCATCATCCGCTGGCCCGAGGAGGAGCAGCCCCTGCTCACCACGCCCTATCGCCCGCTGGACGATGAGCGCACGTTCGGGCGCATTGTCACCGAAGAAGTCCTGCGCGACCGGCGCGGCATGCCGAGTTTCAGCGGCAACGCGGTTAACGTCATCCGCTGGCTCGATGATGAGCACTACCTCATTAACAAGGGTGGCCTGCGAAAGGTGAACGCAACAACCGGCCGCAGCGAGCGCTGGGAGCAGGCGGAGGAGATAGATTCAGCCGCCATCGCGCGTGCGCTCGAGGGCCTGCCGACGATGGACAGCCGCGCTGCGCGGAATTACGCGAATCAGGCGGCGCGCTCGATGGACGACGGGCGGACGGGCGCGCTTTTCAACCACGAGAACGATCTGTATTACGTGTCGGCGGACGGCTCGGTCGCCAAACGCCTCACCAGCACGCCGCAGCGCGAAGAACTCGCCCGCTTCAGCCCCAACGGCCTGTTCGTCGCATTCGTGCGCGACAACGATCTCTTCGTGGTTGACGTCGCCACAGCGACCGAGCGCGCTCTGACCACCGGCGGCAGCGACACGCTCCGGCGCGGCAAGGCCGACTGGGTGTATTACGAAGAACTCTTCGGCCGCAACTGGAACGCCTACTGGTGGAGTCCGGACTCCTCGCGCATTGCGTTTCTTGAGACCGACTCGTCGATGGTGCCCGAGTTCACCATCGTCAATGATGCGCAGTACCAGCAGCGCGTCGAGGTGGCCCGCTATCCCAAACCCGGCCAGCCCAACCCCGTCGTGCAACTGGGCATCGTCACGGCCGCGGGCGGTGAGCCGCAGTGGGTCGATCTGTCGAGTTACGAAGCGGCGGATCGGCTGATTTCCGAAGTCGGCTGGTGGCCCGACAGCGAATCCGTCTACTTCTACGTCCAGAATCGCATCCAGACCTGGCTTGACGTCTGCCGCGCGCCCGCGCAAGGCGGCGAACTGACGCGGTTGCTGCGCGACCAGACGGCTGCGTGGATCGAGTCGCCCGGGCCGCTGCGCTTCCTCGACGGCGGCGGGTTCCTTATGTCCAGCGACCGCGCGGGGTGGCGCCACTGGTACCGCTACGACGCGGATGGTAACCTCATCGCGCCGCTGACCGTCGGCGAAGGGGAGATGCGCGGCATCGAGCGGCTCGATCTCGAGAACAACCTCATCTTTACAACGGGCATGCGCGACAACCCGATTGGCTCGGACCTTTATCGCTTCGAAGTCGGCGCCGGCGAGGGCAAGCGCCTCACCAACGGCCAGGGTTCGCACAACGTCAGCATCAGCCCAAGTGGGAAGTACTTTGTGGACTCGTGGTCGAGTTTCGGCCAGACGCCGCGCGTCGAATTGCGCGATGCGGAAACCGGCAGACTGCTGCGCACCATCGACAGCAATCCCGTGTACGTGCTCGAGGAGTGGAACCTCGGCCGCGAGGAGCACGTGGTCATCTCGGCGCGCGACGGCTATCCGATCGACGCGACGGTCTTCTACCCGGCGAAGTTCGATGCGCGCCAGCAGTATCCGGTCTGGTTCACCACCTACGCCGGACCGCACGCGCCGACCGTGTCCGACCGGTGGTCCGGCGGGCGCGTGCGCGACCAGCTGCTGGCCAATGAGGGCATCGTGCTCTTCGAGATGCACCCGCGCTCGGCGAGCAACCGCGGCTCGGTTTCCACGTGGACGGCGTACAAGCAGCTTGGCGTGTCGGAACTGCGCGACATCGAAGACGCCATCCGCTGGCTCACCGCCAAGCCGTACATCGACGGCGAGCGCGTGGGCATGTCGGGGCACAGTTACGGCGGCTTCATGACGGCGTTCGCCATGACGCACAGCGATCTCTTCTGCGCCGGCATCGCGGGCGCGGCCCCCACCGACTGGCGCGAGTACGACTCGATCTACACCGAGCGCTACATGAGCACGCCGCAGGACAATCCTGAAGGCTACGACGCGACTTCGGTCATCCTCGCGGCGAAGGACCTGCACGGCCGGCTGCGGCTGCTGCACGGGGCCATCGACGACAACGTGCACATGCAGAACACGACGCGGCTGGTCAAGGCCCTGCAGGACGCCGACAAGGATTTCGAACTGATGATCTACCCCGGCTATCGCCACGGCATCTTCAACCGCCATTACCAGCGCACGACCAACGAGTTCATTCTCGAATCGCTGGGCGTCAAGAAGGAGAATCGCAATCGGCCAGCCGAACCGCTGCGCGCAACCGAACGATCACAGGCGGACGGGTGGTATGATGAAGGCGATTGA
- a CDS encoding biopolymer transporter ExbD: MEMIPLIDCMFILLVFFIYSMLSMTVQRGVSVQLPVGRQVDRIVDEAVVITVSDAGELYVNQLAVSLDGLEPALRQAIGADESQRIVINADAQARHGQVFAVLDLLRNRGWTNVSILSTEALQP, encoded by the coding sequence GTGGAGATGATCCCTCTCATCGACTGCATGTTCATTCTGCTGGTCTTCTTCATCTACTCCATGCTCTCGATGACCGTGCAGCGCGGCGTGTCGGTGCAGCTGCCAGTCGGCCGGCAGGTCGATCGCATCGTCGACGAAGCCGTCGTCATCACTGTCAGTGACGCCGGCGAGTTGTATGTGAATCAACTGGCGGTGTCGCTCGACGGCCTCGAACCGGCGCTGCGGCAGGCGATCGGCGCGGATGAGTCGCAGCGCATCGTCATCAACGCCGATGCGCAGGCGCGCCACGGCCAGGTCTTTGCCGTGCTCGATCTGCTCCGCAACCGGGGGTGGACCAATGTGTCTATCCTCTCGACGGAGGCGCTCCAGCCGTGA
- a CDS encoding PQQ-like beta-propeller repeat protein, which yields MESRFAPCGLGLVAALACAPAGAAIDDWTQWRGPAGTGISAETAWAAQGSAEPLWKRDVGMGYSSVVVAGNRLYTVGWMESSEEDVIACLDAKSGEQIWRHSYPAQRWNKFHGGGTNCTPSLDGPRLIVLNREGRLNCFEASKGEVLWSKDMVKEFGAQVPTWGFAASPLVLDEMVVINVGTVVAFDKVSGEIKWTSANLGHAYSTPTAAEFDGKQCLVVFNGDGVAVLDRATGRTLATHEWKTQYDVNAASPIVSGDRIFVSSGYNHGCGVFRFDGKELTKSWDSKVMRNHMSGCVLIDGYLYGFDEAVLKCIDLDGAEQWAERGMGKGALSAAGKRLLIMSGKGELIIADASPEGFVELSRTKVVDGGVCWTTPVIANGLIYCRNSLGSLACMDHRGQ from the coding sequence ATGGAGTCTCGATTCGCGCCCTGCGGCCTGGGTCTCGTCGCGGCCCTTGCCTGCGCGCCCGCAGGCGCGGCAATCGACGACTGGACCCAGTGGCGCGGCCCCGCGGGCACGGGCATCTCCGCTGAGACGGCCTGGGCAGCTCAGGGGAGCGCCGAACCGCTCTGGAAGCGCGACGTCGGAATGGGCTACTCGTCCGTCGTCGTGGCTGGAAATCGCCTCTACACCGTCGGCTGGATGGAAAGCAGCGAAGAAGACGTCATCGCCTGCCTCGACGCCAAGTCCGGCGAACAGATCTGGAGGCATTCCTACCCGGCCCAGCGGTGGAACAAGTTCCACGGCGGGGGCACGAACTGCACGCCCTCTCTCGACGGCCCGCGCCTCATCGTGCTCAATCGCGAAGGCCGCCTCAACTGTTTCGAAGCCTCAAAGGGCGAAGTGCTCTGGTCGAAAGACATGGTCAAGGAGTTCGGCGCCCAAGTACCGACGTGGGGCTTTGCCGCCTCGCCGCTTGTGCTTGACGAAATGGTCGTCATCAACGTCGGCACGGTCGTCGCGTTCGACAAAGTCAGCGGCGAGATCAAGTGGACCAGCGCCAACCTTGGCCACGCCTACTCGACACCCACTGCGGCAGAGTTTGACGGCAAGCAGTGCCTGGTCGTGTTCAACGGCGACGGCGTCGCGGTGCTTGATCGCGCCACCGGCCGCACGCTGGCCACGCATGAGTGGAAGACGCAGTATGACGTGAATGCCGCGTCGCCGATCGTCAGCGGCGATCGAATCTTCGTCTCCTCCGGGTACAACCACGGCTGCGGCGTGTTCCGGTTCGACGGCAAGGAGCTGACCAAATCCTGGGACAGCAAGGTCATGCGCAACCACATGAGCGGCTGCGTGCTGATTGACGGATATCTCTACGGCTTTGACGAAGCCGTGCTCAAGTGCATCGATCTCGATGGCGCCGAGCAGTGGGCCGAGCGAGGCATGGGCAAAGGCGCCCTGTCCGCCGCGGGCAAGCGGCTGCTCATCATGTCCGGGAAAGGCGAGTTGATCATTGCCGACGCTTCGCCGGAAGGGTTCGTCGAGCTGTCGAGAACAAAGGTCGTGGACGGCGGCGTGTGCTGGACGACGCCGGTGATCGCCAATGGACTGATCTACTGCCGCAACAGCCTGGGATCGCTCGCGTGCATGGACCATCGTGGGCAGTGA
- a CDS encoding MotA/TolQ/ExbB proton channel family protein — translation MNLDWIVQGGPVMYPLLACSLVSVTITLERAIFWSRERRSRDSALLDQLAELLARGEVARAQQASEGSRDPIVRVLRFGLEHRHDSLEAALKLAANEEIRRMRRYLKIHDTIVTLAPLLGILGTVLGIITSFDVMGSAGVDNPIAVTGGIAEALLTTAVGLVVAMLSLIPYNWFSARLDEEVSVLESRLTSFEIMYRKGVAGRAS, via the coding sequence ATGAATCTCGACTGGATCGTGCAGGGCGGGCCGGTGATGTATCCGCTGCTGGCGTGCTCGCTGGTGTCGGTCACGATCACCCTCGAGCGCGCCATCTTCTGGAGCCGCGAGCGGCGCAGCCGCGACAGCGCGCTGCTCGACCAGTTGGCCGAACTGCTCGCGCGCGGCGAGGTGGCCCGGGCCCAGCAGGCAAGCGAAGGCTCGCGCGATCCGATCGTGCGCGTGTTGCGCTTCGGGCTCGAACACCGGCACGACTCGCTCGAAGCCGCGCTCAAACTCGCCGCCAACGAAGAGATCCGGCGCATGCGCCGCTATCTCAAGATCCACGACACGATCGTCACGCTCGCGCCGCTGCTTGGGATTCTCGGCACGGTGCTGGGCATCATCACTTCCTTCGATGTCATGGGCAGCGCCGGGGTGGACAATCCCATCGCCGTGACCGGCGGCATCGCCGAAGCGCTGCTCACCACGGCCGTGGGCCTGGTCGTCGCGATGCTCTCGCTCATCCCCTACAACTGGTTCAGCGCGCGGCTCGACGAAGAGGTGAGCGTCTTGGAAAGCCGGCTGACCAGCTTTGAGATCATGTACCGCAAGGGGGTCGCCGGCCGTGCATCTTGA
- a CDS encoding PQQ-like beta-propeller repeat protein: protein MNMLRHGVIAVLSCSVFALSSAQAAVSAGDPVRGEWPCWRGPDQNGISSEAGWVVNGADEPLWTAQVGLGYSAVAVHDGRVFTMGFDEERSVDMIICLSEDTGEQVWKYEYPAEICNNGHDGGTLSTPTVDGQRLYTKNREGKCYCFDAASGKVLWYKDLQALYGTEMGLWGFASAPLIVEDAVIVDAGITLSLDKATGDLLWKTKDYGQGYSTPIDFEYGGKRLIAVMNASGLVILDAADGQERYFHEWKTFNNINAATPIIIGDRIFISSGANHGCAMLQLHEDRLEVLWESKVLKTAMNAAVLWDNHLYGFDDGVLKCVDLDGNEKWMERGLGLGAMMIADAKLIALDKNGGLIIADANPVRYNEMYHVQVLDGGKFWTTPILTGGRIYCRSSLGELVCRDHRGPA, encoded by the coding sequence ATGAACATGCTGCGTCACGGCGTCATCGCCGTTCTCTCCTGCTCTGTCTTTGCGCTGTCCAGCGCCCAGGCGGCTGTTTCCGCTGGCGATCCGGTGCGCGGCGAGTGGCCGTGCTGGCGCGGGCCGGATCAGAACGGCATCTCATCCGAAGCCGGCTGGGTCGTCAATGGCGCCGATGAGCCGCTCTGGACGGCCCAGGTCGGTCTGGGCTACTCCGCCGTCGCCGTCCACGACGGCCGCGTGTTCACGATGGGCTTCGACGAAGAGCGCTCGGTGGACATGATCATCTGCCTCAGCGAAGACACCGGCGAGCAGGTGTGGAAGTACGAATACCCGGCGGAGATCTGCAACAACGGCCACGACGGCGGCACGCTCTCCACGCCAACCGTCGATGGACAGCGCCTGTACACCAAGAACCGCGAAGGCAAGTGTTACTGCTTCGACGCCGCATCGGGAAAGGTGCTCTGGTACAAGGATCTCCAGGCGCTCTACGGCACCGAGATGGGCCTGTGGGGCTTTGCGTCGGCGCCGCTGATCGTCGAAGACGCCGTCATCGTCGATGCCGGGATCACGCTGTCGCTCGACAAGGCGACCGGCGATCTGCTCTGGAAGACGAAAGACTACGGCCAGGGCTATTCGACGCCGATCGACTTCGAGTACGGCGGCAAGCGGCTCATCGCCGTCATGAACGCCTCAGGGCTCGTCATCCTCGACGCGGCCGATGGACAGGAGCGCTACTTCCACGAGTGGAAGACCTTCAACAACATCAACGCCGCGACTCCCATCATCATCGGCGATCGCATCTTCATCTCCTCGGGCGCAAACCACGGCTGCGCCATGCTGCAACTGCACGAAGACCGCCTCGAGGTCCTGTGGGAGAGCAAGGTGCTCAAGACCGCGATGAACGCAGCCGTGCTGTGGGACAACCACCTTTACGGCTTTGACGACGGCGTTCTCAAGTGCGTCGACCTCGATGGAAACGAGAAGTGGATGGAGCGCGGGCTGGGGCTGGGCGCGATGATGATCGCCGACGCGAAGCTGATCGCACTGGACAAGAACGGCGGCCTGATCATCGCCGACGCCAATCCCGTGCGCTACAACGAGATGTACCACGTGCAGGTCCTCGATGGCGGAAAGTTCTGGACCACGCCTATCCTGACCGGCGGCCGAATTTACTGCCGCAGCAGCCTGGGCGAACTCGTCTGCCGCGACCATCGCGGGCCGGCGTGA
- a CDS encoding queuosine precursor transporter, giving the protein MTRSAPTLDQATLNPLHSSEQRRQTLFMILGGVFLGNALIAEMVGGKLFEVPAVVVDHTFTLSCGVIIWPVVFVTSDIINEYFGRPGVKRLSLLAACVIAYAFFAVWLCQFVEAPAYSPIDDASFDRVFLQSQWIIVGSIAAFLLSQFIDVMVFWIVRRRTGHRLLWLRATGSTLVSQLVDTFVVGFIGLYLPWKLGYSEADDDFTFLKYLNTSSSGYIFKFVIALGVTPLLYVIHYFIDLYLGGASERIIETVAGAEGASDRDVGVQ; this is encoded by the coding sequence GTGACCCGATCCGCCCCGACTCTCGACCAGGCCACGCTCAACCCGCTGCACAGCAGTGAGCAGCGGCGGCAGACACTGTTCATGATCCTCGGCGGGGTGTTCCTCGGCAATGCGCTCATCGCCGAGATGGTCGGCGGGAAACTCTTCGAAGTGCCGGCCGTGGTCGTGGACCACACCTTTACGCTCAGTTGCGGCGTGATCATCTGGCCGGTCGTCTTTGTCACCTCGGACATCATCAACGAGTACTTCGGCCGCCCCGGCGTCAAGCGCCTGAGCCTGCTGGCGGCGTGCGTCATCGCTTACGCCTTCTTTGCCGTGTGGCTCTGCCAGTTCGTGGAGGCCCCGGCGTACTCGCCCATCGACGATGCGTCCTTCGACCGCGTCTTCCTGCAGTCGCAGTGGATCATCGTCGGCTCGATCGCGGCGTTTCTGCTCAGCCAGTTCATCGACGTCATGGTGTTCTGGATCGTGCGTCGGCGCACGGGGCACCGCCTGCTCTGGCTGCGCGCCACGGGATCGACGCTGGTGAGTCAACTCGTCGATACCTTCGTGGTCGGGTTCATCGGCCTCTACCTGCCGTGGAAACTTGGCTATTCCGAGGCCGACGACGATTTTACTTTTCTCAAGTATCTCAATACCTCCTCCAGCGGCTACATTTTCAAGTTCGTCATCGCCCTGGGCGTCACGCCGCTGCTGTATGTGATCCACTACTTCATCGATCTCTACCTCGGCGGGGCGTCGGAGCGGATCATTGAAACCGTGGCCGGCGCCGAGGGTGCGTCAGACCGCGATGTGGGCGTGCAGTGA